CAGCTCACGGGCGAGGCCGAGTTCAACGAGGTCTTCTTCGACAACGTCCGCGTGCCGGCCGAGAACCTCGTCGGGAAGCTGAACGAAGGCTGGAGCGTCGCGATCACCACGCTCGCCTACGAGCGGGACCTCCTGACCTTCATCCGGCACATCTCGCTGCGCAACGCCCTCCACCGGCTCGTCGGGCTCGTCCGGCAGCACAAAAAGAGCGCCGACCCGATCGTGCGCCAGAAGGTCGCCGGCCTCTGGATCGGCGAGCAGGCGCTCGCGCTCAACGGTTACCGGACCCTGACGAAGATCCTGCGCGGCGGCGCGCCCGGGCCCGAGGGCTCGACGTCGAAGCTCTTCTGGAGCCAGGTGGACCAGGACCTCGCCGAGGTCGCGACCGAGGTGATCGGCCCGTACTCCCAGATCGCCCACGGTTCTCCCTGGGCGCCCGACGAGGGCCAGTGGGAGTTCTACGAGCTCCTCGCGCGGGCGAGCGGCATCCGCGCCGGCACCTCCGAGATCCTCCGCAACATCCTCGCCGAGCGCGTGCTCGGCCTGCCGAAGGACTGACGCCATGAGTGATCTGCTCTACGACGTGAAGGACAAGATCGCGACGATCACGCTGAACCGGCCCGACAAGCTCAACGCGTTCACGGCCGACATGATCGACGGGTGGTCGAAGGCGCTCGCGGCGGCCCAGGCCGACGAGAGCGTGAACGTCGTCATCGTCACGGGCACCGGGCGCGCCTTCTGCTCGGGCGGTGACGTCGGTCGCATGCGGCAGGGCGAGCCGACCGCGCTCGACGGGAAGAACTCGCTCTGGGAGGGCGTCCACCGAGTGCCGAAGACGCTGGAGGCGATGGACAAGCCGGTCATCGCCATGGTCAACGGGCTCGCGGTCGGCGCGGGCATGGGCATGTGCGTCATGTGCGACATGCGGGTGGCGGCGGAGTCGGCGCGCTTCTCGACGGGCTACGTGAAGGTGGGGCTCGTCCCGGGCGACGGCGACACGTATTTCCTGCCGCGCCTGGTCGGCGCCGCCAAGGCCCTCGAGCTCCTGTGGACCGCCGACTTCATCGAGGCACGGGAGGCCCACCGGCTCGGCATCGTTCAGCGCGTGGCGCCGGACGCCGAGCTCAGGGACGTCACGTACGCACTCGCGCGCCAG
This genomic interval from Candidatus Methylomirabilota bacterium contains the following:
- a CDS encoding enoyl-CoA hydratase, with amino-acid sequence MSDLLYDVKDKIATITLNRPDKLNAFTADMIDGWSKALAAAQADESVNVVIVTGTGRAFCSGGDVGRMRQGEPTALDGKNSLWEGVHRVPKTLEAMDKPVIAMVNGLAVGAGMGMCVMCDMRVAAESARFSTGYVKVGLVPGDGDTYFLPRLVGAAKALELLWTADFIEAREAHRLGIVQRVAPDAELRDVTYALARQIAEGPQIPIRMIKRLVYQSLRLDLRTHLDLVSSHMSIVRQTADHAEGVAAFKEKRPPKFSGR